The following is a genomic window from Nitrospira sp..
CTTCCTTCGGCTATTCGTGAAAGACAAAAGTATAGACGCCGGTCTAGGGAGAGACAAGCCTCACGGCCCTCACGAAGGCCCGTACCTTCTCGTGGTCCTTCTTGCCGGGACTCGCTTCGACGCCGCTGCTGACATCCACGCCGTACGGCCTGACCTGGAGGATCGCCTGCGAGACATTCTCCGGCGTCAACCCGCCGGCCAGTAGAACAGGGGCGGCCGACGACGCCTCCGCTGCCAACGCCCAATCGGCCACCTGCCCCGTACCTCCATAGGCATCGGACGAAAAGGCATCCACTAAAAATCCGCGCACGCCGGCCCTCCCTTGAAACTCGGCCAAGATGAGGAAGGATCGCCGATCCTTGAGGCGTATCGCCTTGAGCACCGGA
Proteins encoded in this region:
- a CDS encoding Phosphoribosylanthranilate isomerase — protein: MTVKVKICGLTNAEDAAAAVEAGADAVGFVFHKKSPRCAEAAVVKGIVKTLPPFVLPIGVFVNEDAKVVRDVVDSCGLALVQLHGDETAAYCEALGRPVLKAIRLKDRRSFLILAEFQGRAGVRGFLVDAFSSDAYGGTGQVADWALAAEASSAAPVLLAGGLTPENVSQAILQVRPYGVDVSSGVEASPGKKDHEKVRAFVRAVRLVSP